A stretch of Bifidobacteriaceae bacterium DNA encodes these proteins:
- a CDS encoding type II toxin-antitoxin system VapC family toxin, which produces MRDVVVDASVLAEMLIGSPLGEVARQRLAGDAVVLHVPQVAALEVIAVLRKWEVAGALDGAAAARAAADLAHWPVREWPLDGLLGRVWELRHNLGPYDAAYAALAEALGAPVFTADLKLARAIETFARCDAETADLGRGHSAEPT; this is translated from the coding sequence GTGAGGGACGTGGTTGTCGACGCCTCGGTGCTGGCTGAAATGCTGATCGGCTCTCCGTTGGGGGAGGTCGCGCGGCAGCGTTTGGCGGGGGACGCCGTGGTCCTGCACGTGCCGCAGGTCGCAGCGCTGGAGGTGATTGCGGTGCTGCGCAAGTGGGAGGTCGCAGGGGCGTTAGACGGCGCGGCGGCGGCGCGGGCGGCCGCCGATCTGGCGCATTGGCCGGTTCGCGAGTGGCCCCTTGACGGGCTGCTTGGGCGGGTGTGGGAGCTGCGGCACAACCTGGGTCCCTATGACGCTGCCTACGCCGCTTTGGCCGAGGCGCTCGGCGCCCCGGTGTTCACGGCGGACCTGAAGTTGGCGCGCGCCATCGAAACCTTCGCGCGGTGTGACGCGGAGACTGCGGACCTCGGCCGCGGGCACAGCGCAGAACCAACCTGA